CAGAGCTCCCACTTTCCTTCTTGTAAACACAAGCTTCTTCTTCGTTCTGAAGAAAACCAAACCCTTTGACTACTTGATCAAAATGAATATTCCAACTCCGAGATGCTTGCTTCAacccataaatggatttctgaAGTTTGCATACCTTTCCAGCATTGGTCGGATCGACAAAACCTTCGGGCTGTATCATGTACACATCCTCATCCAGGTTTCCATTTAGGAAATctgttttgacatccatttgccatatctcaTAATCGAAATACGCAGTTATTTCTAGAATGATCCGAATAGATTTAAGCATCGCTACGGGAGAGATTGTCTCATCGTAGTCAACTCCTTGAACTTGTCTAAACCCTTTGCTGACAAGTCAAGCCTTATAGATGTGAACATTTCCATCCAtatctttcttcttcttatAGATCCATTTGCACTCTATGGCTTTAACACCATCAGGCGGGTCAACGAAGTTCCAAACTTGATTGTCTCCCATGGAATATATCTCGTATCTCATGGCACTCTGCCATTTCTCGGAATCTAGGTCCATCATCGCTTCTGCATATGTCGTAGGCTCATTTCTGTCCAACAATAATATCTCGCGCGCCGCGCGGAGCCTTGCCAACCTTCGTGGCTGCGGTGGTGCTTCTCTTGCCATGGGTATCTCAACTTGTTCTGCTACATTAGCATCACTTGTTGATTCTTTCCCAATTGGCTCATCTTGAACCACTTCAAGATACACCTTCTGTCCACTTTTATCCTTCTTGAGAAACTCTTTCTCAAAGAAAACACCGTTCCGAGCAACAAACACTTTGCCCTCTGATCGTTTGTAGAAGTAATACCCTAAAGTTTCCTTTGGATATCTCAGGAATATGCACTTATCCAATTTGGGAGTCAGCTTGTCCGACTGAAGTCGCTTGACAAAAACTTCACATCCCCAAATTTTTAGAAAATACAAGCTAGGAGTCTTCCATAGTCCATATCTCATATGGTGTCTTAACTACGGATTTAGACGGTACCCTATTTAGTGTGAAAGCAGCTATTTCTAGAGTGTAACCCCAAAATGATAACGGTAGATCTAACTGGCTCATCATCGACCGAACCATGTCCAACAAAGTTCGATTACGTCGCTCGGGCACACCGTTTCTCTGAGGTGTTCCAGGCGGCGTGAGTTGTGGAACAATTCTGCAACTCTTCAGATGATTGCTAAACTCATGACTCAAAACACTCGCCTCCTCGATCAGATCGCAAGGCCTTAATTTTCTTACCACGTTGATTTTCAACCTCATTCTAAAATTCCTTGAACTTTTCAAAGGTTCCCAACTTATGCTTCATCAAATAGATATAGCCATATCTACTCAAATCATCAGTGGAAGTTATGAAGTATTGGAATCCTCCTCTAGCCCTCGTGCTCATTGGTCCACACACATCAGTATGTATGAGTTCCAGCAAGTTTGATGCTCTCTAGGGAAAACCTATGAATGGTGTCTGGGTCATCTTGCCTAGCAAACAAGCTTCGCATGTCTCGTATGATTCAAAATCAAACGAAGTTAGAAGCCCATCCGAATGGAGCTTCTTCATGCGCTTCTCACTTATATGACCCAAATGACAATGCCACATATAGGTAGGACTCAAATCTTTAGGCCGAAGCCTTTTAGCACTTACATTACAGATAGGTGAATCATCAATATTTTAAAAAAACAACCCATTCTTAATAGGTGCAGAAGCCACAAACATATCATTCTTAGAGATCACACAACCATTGTTTTCACTCGCAAACGAATAACCATCCATCATCAAACATGAAGGAGATATCATGTTTCGACTCAAACTAGGAACAAAATAACAATTATTCAACTCCATAATAAATCCTAACGGGAGGTGGAGTTGCATCGTCCTAACGTTCAGCGCGGCAACTCTTGCATTATTGCCCATGCggaaatcaacttctcctcttgCCACGCTTCTACTTCTTGTCAACCCCTGCATCGAATTGCAAATGTGACAAACTAATCCAGTATCAAACACCCAAGAATTGATGAAAGAATCAGCAATCAAAATATCCATAACATAAACAGTAAGGGTACCTAATTTGGAAGTACTCTTACTGCCATGGTTCTTCAAAGAAGCCAAGTACACCTTACAGTTTCTCTTCCATTGACCTTTTTCATGACAGTGAAAGCACTCAGTGTCAGCAGCTAGTCCAGTTTTAGCCTTAGGATCTGGGTTCGGCGTGGGGTTCTCAACCTTAGCCTTGCCCTTCTTCTTACACGAAGTACCCTTCTTCTTGAAGTTAGGCTTGTTCTGGACCGCCATCACATGGCTGCCACCCGTGCTCTTCTTGATGTCACTTTCTGCTATCTTGAGCATGCCGCATAGCTCATTCAAGCCCTTTTCAGCCTCGTGCATGTGGTAGTTCGAGATGAAGTTCCCATAGCTCGATAGTAAAGATGCAAGAATGAAATCAGTGGCCAACTCTTGGATGAGTGGGAAGCCCAGCTTCTCCAACCTCTATGTGTAACCAACCATCTTGATAACATCTGGCCCAACTGCTGCGCCCTCTGCCAGCTTGCTCTCAACAAAAGCCTTGGATACATTGAACCTTTCAGTCCTGGCCTATGTCTAGAACATGTCCTGAAGCACCTTGATCATATCGTGCGCCTCATGGTTTGTCTAAAACTGCATCTACAGCTCGGGTTCCATGCAAGTGAGCATAAGGTTGTTGTCGCATGCTTTCTTGTAAGCATTCTTGATAGCAGCAGTTGCATCATCAATAGGTTCTTCTGGTAATAGGGTATCTAGAATGTCTTCCTTTTTCTCAGCCTTGAGAACAATTCTCAGGTTACAGATCCAATCTGTATAGTTAGTCCCATTCAACTTATCCTTCTCAAGGATCGAACGCAAAGTAAAAGATGTTGTGGTGCTAGGTGCCATTGATCTACAACAAAAATGCAAAAAACACTAAGACAAATGTATCCAGGATAGAGTAAATCACATTAAACATTTAATAGAATCTACTCCCACTAAAATCAATATCCCTCCATTGAAACTTAGTGATTTAAGACCCACAACTATCAAGTCGACTAGTGAGCTTTAGCATCACCGCTAGAAGACAGGTAGATCGGTTAGCAACTCTTTGCTAATCATATCACAAATGACTCTTGTTGTTGGGTGACATCTCTATGTCTCGGCTCCCAACCTTTATGCCCCAAGGTCCTTAACCGTTAAGATGACCTTATTTAAGATTACCAACCCTTTATGCGTGTAAGTATCCAATGCAACTCATCAAGTCAAGGAAAACTAGTGGCACCCTAATTTCATAGACCCACCACTAATTGTACAAGACACACGATGGAGCAAGGTTTAGTTGGTGGGGCATTTAAACTTAAACATTGCAAGGGATCGATCGGTCTACTTCTACCGTATGCAGAAAACACATTATCGCAAGTAGAAGTAAAACGATAAGAATGGCAAACACATAGTTGTGAATCAGTTTGGCCCATATTCACATggtgatctccatctccataGAATCTATCCACCAAGGTGATCTCTATCACCATGTTCCATGTGCGCCATCCTCCAGGTGATGAGTCCTCCAAGAACTATAACTACCGATATCGAGTTACATTGTCTGGTCAGATCATCACAGGTTGGCACGCAGGCCATTACACAGATTGGCAGTACATTTGGCTCCTGCCGTATTGCATTACTCACGACACGCAGGTCATGAAAATTACATACATGCATCACATACACATAAGGGCCATACCGATCACACATGATCCTGCAAAACCAAGTTGAGTGCCGAAGCCTGCCATGGCGGCGCTCCCCGCTCTTGATGCTGCTGCAGCCAATGACTCTGGCTGAGAGTAACACGGCCTTTTGTAACCCATTTGCAATCCACCAGCAATGACAAAACCTATGACGGCATCGGATTTTATTGAAAAGAATCCTAACACTTCATTGGGTGGGATGGTGGAACAAACCAAAAAAATTGCTTTATTTGATAAAGTTCTAAATTAACAAATAAGACATGAAAGAGTAAATATTCGCCCACGAAATCCTTATTGGATTAGAATACTTTACCACGATTCAATAAGAATGAAAATAAGGAGATTCAAAAAAAGAAAGATTATATTTTCTATAAATATAGAATTTGAATATATTCTAGATCTTCTTTCTTGactatatatttttatattttaagAAAGTCAAAATAAAAAAACCTAACTTTTTCTATTATATATTGATGTGTATCTATCCATAATATTTAGTTTCCATGATAGcattctgaattgaattcatCGGGATGTTTGACTGGTTGATCATTGCGTAATGCATAGCTTGATCGAACATCTCCTGAAACTTGACCACATCCTTAGTGATTGTGATTTCTCGCGGCTTCCGGAAGGCATTCTTCTGTATGGCCTCTCCTTTCTTGGTGACATTGAAAGCTCCAAGGCTGGCCTTCTTGTAGTCTTCTATTGCCTTCTCCAACTGCTACTTCTAGGTAATGTTGAGATCTTCCTCGTTGACCTTGAGGATGTTGGCGCCATCGACCTCCTCCGGTACCTGGATGGTCATGGTGAACGTATTGTCTGTGTCCCATCGTGCATGCCAAAAGTGTGTTCCCACAAAAAACCGGCAATCGTCTTTACACGTGACCCCACACGAGGACCTGGGAGATTTGCTTTACTCCGGCGCAGGCTCCAATTAGCTTCACATAGGTGCTAGAcgtgccagtcaatttgacctaAAATTGATAAGGAATAAGATAACATTAAATACTAGAACGTATCGGCTGGATTTCCGAACCGTTCCAAAGGAGTATCGGCTAGAAGCTCGATACGTGTTTAATAAGTGATCGGCTAAGAACAGCCAATTTTACTGTAGAAAGTACTACCAATTGCTCAGTAACGCTTTATGAATAACACTTAGATCCAGATCTAGCCGGCTATGTTCTATATAATAAATTGCAATAACAAAAGCATAATAACAGCCGATAGAGAACTTTAAGATCTAAGCTGGATAACCGTGGTAAGAGTTAAACTAAGCAAGACTAGAAAAACCTAACTGGTGAGTAAATAGATCGAGAAAGAAGCTATGTGCCGTCAATCAAAGATCTAATTTTCTCGGTAAACAAGGAACTTACCAGCAAGCTGGAGATTGAAGCGTGCAGCCCTGTGAACCGGAAGAACTCATTGAATGAAAAGAAAAGCTACGAAACTAGGGTTTGGCGAAGTCGCCGACAAATAAGAAAAAGgtttgttgtattgattgtgtgatCCTTTGATTACAAGCCCGTAGACCAATATTTATAGTGTAACAAACAAACCCTAGTCGATCATGACATCTTATGACTTGACTAAAAAGATAACAAACTTTCTATAACTAACGCTACTTGCATAAGACTCAGACTCCACATGATAACCTGCTGACGTAAACCATTAGCGCAAATTCTACTCCATCAGCTGCGACACCGCATCGGCCAGATTGCACTACATCCATCGGCTGCCCTTCCTGCCTCAGCGTCGGCCAAACATGTGCCAAAAAATGGTGTCAACAGTAtgggacatgccccatcccATATTCAAGAAAGTCTATGCCaagtgcgcagtcccgtggcctcGGGTACGACATGGGTGTCTCGGCCAGTCCCTGCTCGCCGCTCCCCGCGCGCCGATGAGGTGCTAGCCACAGCTTCTGCTTGATCAGCGTGGAGCTTTTCTCCTGAAAGATGACTTTTTTATTCATGCACAATTTCATATTTACATTATTATTGCTTAGTATATGTAATTGAATATATCTATAAGTACATGCTAGAACAATATTTATTATTTTCTTATTGCAGTCCTCAGCCATTGCgtcacgccgcgccgcgccgcacaCACACGCCTCGTTCGCGCCATTCTTAGTAGCTGCATACCTGGTCCCAAGGTGATTTTTTTATTCATGAACAACTTCATATTTACATTAGCTTGATACATGTAATTTTTGTGGCCACTTTTAACATGGGAAGAATATTTTTTTTCATGCTTGAGTATGTAGATGGCAGATTGGACGTGGATGTTCCTTAAGAACCATACTTGTGGCGAGTACTTAACTGGTTTGAAGTCGAGCTATGGCAACTTCATCTCAAACTTCATAGCTGTAGCAGAGGTAGATAAGTTGAATCAGCGCAAGTCCGCCATAAGTTGTCAATGTGTTGATTATGATACTGGCAAAAAGTTCATGGATGATTACATGTGTTGGAATATGCATGGCGAAGAAGGTTGTAATGCTTGAGACCTTGACGCCGATCGTATGCATCAAGAAACCTCTACTAATCAACAATTTGAAAAGTTACATGCTTGTCAAGATGAGGAGGAAGTACACTCTGACAATCAGACTATTGGGAATGATCTTAGTGAGGACGACCTATTACAAACCAGTGACTACTATGTTCATGTGGCCGACCAATTGGAGGAGATGGTGCGTGATGCCATGGGGTACAATGGGTATACTAATTTGGAGTTTGATAAACTGAAAAGGATGGTTACAGATATAAGACACCACTCTATCCGGGATGCAAAGTGAAGTACACAAAACTCTTCACATCACTAAAGCTTCTCCAACTGAAGGCCTCCCATCATATGACTGATCGGGGTTTCAAGGTTTTGTTGGATCAGCTAAAGGATATGTTGCCAGAAGGGAATGAGATACCTAACACAACCTACGAGGCCAAACAAAACATTTGCCTTTTGGGATTGGAGGTCGAAAAAATACATGCTTGTAAGAATGATTGCATTTTGTTTTGTGGCGACCATGCAAACGACACCGAATACCCTGAGTACAGAACATCTCGATATAAGTGAAGAAATGATGAGCTGATGAGGAAAGGAGGCACGGAGCTCCTCAAAAGGTGGCATGGTATTTCCCTTTGATTCCTCACCTGAGGTGTTTGTTTTCATAAAGAAAGGACACACAACTATTGCGTTGGCACAAGGAGGGCCGCAAGCAAGATGATTACATATGACACCCGGCAGATTCATCCCAATGGCACATCATTGATTTCAAGTATGGTGCGTtctttgaagatccgaggaatcttCAATTTGCATTAAGCACAGATGGGATGAATCTATTCGGTCAGATGAGTAGCTCCCACAGTGTCTGACCAGTGTTAACGTCGATCTACAATTTTCCACCCTAGCTTTGTAACAAGAGGAAATACATGATGATGtcaatgatcatcttaggtctGCATCAGCCAGGCATTGATATCAATGTGTATCTGAGACTGGTGGTGGATCATATGAAAACATTATGGTTGGAAGGTGTGGAGGCCTACGACGCGTGCAAGAGAGTACCCTTCACACTACGTGGCATGCTCTTCACCACCATCACTGATATACTAGGTAGCTATTCTGTGTCTGGGTAGTGCAAAGGGGAAAGGACTGTGCCCATTGTTTAGATGACACCGAGACTCTTTGGCTCAACAACTCAAGGAAACAGGTGTACGTACGACATAGACGCTTCCTTCCCAATCACATGCATACCGACAGATGAAACATCAATTTGATGGCACGAGAGAGTTAGCATCTGCTCCAAGACATTTTAGTGAGCCTCATGTCCATAATCAGATCGAGGATCTCCCCAATGCACATGGCAATAAAAGCCCTACCACCCTTGGAAAGAGAAAGCACAACAAAGAAGATGATCTAAAGATCAGGTGGAAGAAAAAGTCAATCTTGTGGGAGCTACCTTACTGGGTAGACTTAGTTGTCCATCATAGTATAGATGACATGCATGTGGAAAAAAAATGTGTGTGGAGATCTACTTGGAACACTCATGAATGATAAGTACAAAACAAAGGATCATGAAAAAGGATGAGAAGACTTGGACATTAGAACTGAGCTTTGTCCCGATGGCAACAGTGCACAGCTACCGGCATGTGCCGTAAATCTAACCAGGGAAGAGAAGAAGGAATTATGTTACTTCTTACGTAGTGTGAAAGTACCTTCCGACTATTCATCCAACATTAGAAAACTTATCCATGCCAAAGAGCAGAAATTTCTCCCAATGTAGGCTCATGATTGTGATGTTATGCTCATCACCATGCTTGTGGTCACTATCAGGAACATATTGCCGAAAAAGTTCGAAGGGCTATCATGAGCTTATGCTTTTTCTTTATTGCAATCTCTTAAAAGGTAATTGATGAGACAACATTGGATGATCTTGAAAAGAACTTCTTTGAGACCATCTATCTTCTCAAGGCTTATTTCCCACCATCATTCTTTGACGTATCTATACATCTCATGGTTCACCTAGTGCATGAGATAAGGTATCTGGGCCCGATGTTCCTCCATCACATGTATTCTTATGAGAGATTCATGAGCACTTTTAACAAGTATACAAAGAGTCGAGTTCATCATGAGGGAAGTATGGTTCAGGGCTACTCTACTAAGGAGGAAGTTAGCTGGTGTCTTGATTACATTGATCCTAGTAGTCCAATTGGCATATCAAAATCTCGCCATGAGGGAAGATTAGCTAGCATAGGGATTCTTGGGGAGAAGTCATTCAATTCTGACCTAAATTCTTACTGACAAGCATATTTTCTTGCATTGCAACATGCAGCAGAAGTGTCCCCATACAACAATAAGCATAAGGAGCACCTACGTCAAGTGAATCCGGAGCAGGGTGAAGCTTGGCTAGCTAAGGCACGTATGAATGGATTCAACATTTGGTTTAGAGATTGGATCCAAAATTTAGACTCTAGGAAAGATGATGCTCTTAGAAGTTTGGCATGTGGTCCATTGTTCACAATCACTAGTTATCAAGTGTATGACATAAATGGCTACACCTTCTACACCATTGCCCAAGATAACAAAAGCACATACCAAAATTGTGGTGTTCGTATAGATGTTGTTGACAACAATTTGCAGAAGG
The genomic region above belongs to Panicum hallii strain FIL2 chromosome 4, PHallii_v3.1, whole genome shotgun sequence and contains:
- the LOC112890396 gene encoding uncharacterized protein LOC112890396 — its product is MHEAEKGLNELCGMLKIAESDIKKSTGGSHVMAVQNKPNFKKKGTSCKKKGKAKVENPTPNPDPKAKTGLAADTECFHCHEKGQWKRNCKVYLASLKNHGRVDKK